A window of Mycolicibacterium madagascariense genomic DNA:
GCTGTCGCTGCTGGCCACCCGCACGATCGCGCGCCGCAGCCGCGACCAGTTCGTCGCGCAGTGGCGCAACACCGGGCGGTTGAACGCCCACGTCGAGGAGACCTACAGCGGGTTCACGGTGGTGAAGACGTTCGGCCACCGCGCCGCGGCACAGGAGCGCTTCCGCGAGCTGAACGGTGACGTCTACACGGCCAGTTTCGGCGCCCAGTTCCTCTCGGGCCTGGTGTCACCCGCGACGACGTTCATCGGCAACCTGAGCTACGTCGCGGTCGCGGTGGCCGGCGGGTTGCAGGTGGCGACGGGCCAGATCACCCTCGGCCACATCCAGGCCTTCATCCAGTACGTGCGCCAGTTCAACCAACCGCTGACGCAGGTGGCGGCGATGTACAACACGCTGCAGTCCGGAATGGCAAGTGCGGAGCGGGTATTCGACCTCCTCGACACCGACGAGCAGACCCCCGATCCGCCCGTGACCGGCCCGCGGCGGCGTGGGCCCGGCCGGGTGGAGTTCGACCACGTCGACTTCGCCTACCGCCCGGGGACGCCCATCATCGAGGACTTGTCGCTGGTCGCCGAGCCCGGCAGCACCGTCGCGATCGTCGGTCCGACCGGCGCGGGCAAGACGACGCTGGTGAACCTGCTGATGCGGTTCTACGAGGTGGACGGCGGCCATATCTCGATCGACGGGGTCGACATCACCGCGATGACGCGGCACGAATTGCGTTCCAGCATCGGCATGGTGCTGCAGGACACCTGGCTCTTCGGCGGCACCATCTACGACAACATCGCCTACGGCAGGCCCGACGCCACCGAGGCGGAGGTGGTCGAGGCCGCCAGCGCCGCCCACGTCGACCGCTTCGTGCATTCGCTGCCCGACGGCTACCAGACCCGCATCACCGACGACGGCGGCAACGTCAGCGCCGGGGAGAAGCAGCTGATCACCATCGCGCGGGCCATCCTCGCGCAGCCGAGCCTGCTGATCCTCGACGAGGCGACCAGCTCGGTGGACACCCGCACCGAGCTGCTCGTGCAGCAGGCGACCGCCGAACTGCGTCGCGATCGGACCAGTTTCCTCATCGCACACCGGCTTTCGACGATCCGCGATGCCGACCTCATCCTGGTGATGGAGGCAGGCCGGATCGTCGAGCGCGGCACCCACGACGAACTGCTGGACCGCCGCGGCGAGTACTGGTCGATGGTGGCGCGTTGAGATAGCGGTGACAGTCGCGTCCTGCGCCAGTTTCGACTGTCAGCGCTACCTCGACGGTGAGCGGTCTGCTCAATTCGATTCGACAGACCAACCGGGTCCGCTCCGGGAAGATGCCCTCATGACCACCGTGCACACCTTCTGTCGGTACTGCCTCGCGTCGTGCGGCATCGAGGTCACCGTCGAAGACGACCGGGTCACCAAGATCGCGCCGGACAAGCGCAACCCCCACAGCTGGCAGGACTTCTGCGCCAAGGGCCGCACCGCGAATCAACTCGTCGAGCACCCCCGGCGCATCCTCGCCCCGATGCGCCGGGTGGGCCAGGGGTACGTCGAGGCGACGTGGGAGGAGGCCATTGACGACATCGCGACCCGAATGAACGCGCTGATCGACGCCGACGGGCCCGACGCCGTCGGCGTGTACTACGGCAACCCCGCCGGGTTCTCGTCGTCGAACATCGTCTTCATGAACGGCTGGCTGGATGCCATCGGTACGCATAGCCGCTACTTCGTCGGCTCGGTCGACCAGAACGCCATGCACGTCGTGTCCGAGGCGATGTACGGGTCCGAGCTGATGTCGCCGGTGTCCGACGTCGATCGGTGCGACTACTTCCTCCTCGTCGGCACCAATCCTGCGGTGAGCGCGTGGAATTGGCTCGAGACGGTACCCGGCGGATGGCGGCGCGCGCTCGCGCGGCAGCGGGACGGGGCCACGCTGGTCGTGGTCGATCCCGTGCTCACCGAGTCCGCGAAGCAGGCCGACGTCCACCTGCCCATACGCCCCGGCCACGACTGGGCGCTGCTGCTGGCGATGGTGAAGGTCGTCCTCGACGAGGGGCTCGAGCACGCCGAGGACTGTCGGGACCTCGCCACCGGCGTCGACGATCTGCGCGCACTCGTCGCCGAGGCCGACCTCGACGACCTCGCCCGCCGGTGTGAGCTTCCCCGCGCCCAGATCGAAACGATCGCACGCGACTTCGCCCGCGCGAGGGGGGCGATGGTCGTCACCCGCACCGGGGTCTCGCTACATGCCGCGGGCACCATCGCGGAGTGGCTCGGACACGTCCTCAACGTCGTGACCGGACGGATGGACCGGCCCGGTGGCCGCCGGTTCGAGCGAGGTTACGTCGACGCGCTGCGTCTGTTCGATCTCGCCAAGCGACCCGTCCACCTCAGCCGGCTGCGGCGTCGCGGAATGATCGCCGGCGCCCACGGGCTGGCCGAGTTGCCCGACGAGATCACCACGCCGGGCCCCGGTCAGATCCGCGCAATGGTGATCAACTCGGGCAACCCGGTGGTCTCGGGGCCAGACGGAGCGAAACTCGATGCGGCCCTTGCCGACCTGGACCTGCTGGTGGCCATCGACCTCGTGCAGCGCGAGAGCCATCGCCACGCGCACTGGCTGCTACCCGCCGTGCACTGGCTGGAACGCAACGACCTGCCCGCGTTCACCAGCAGCATGCACGACGAGCCGTTCGTGCAGTACGGCGTCAGGGCCGTCGCACCCCCGCCGGGCGCCCGTGAGGAGTGGCGCATCTGGATCGACCTTGCACTCGCCATGGGGAGGCCGCTGTTCGGCGCCAGGGGCGTCAACGCCTTCGTGTCGGCTACCCGGCGGCTGGCGCGTCTCGCGCGGCGGCCCAGTCTCGAGTTCAGCCCGCACTGGATCGACCGCCTCCTGATCGCGACGTCCCGGAAGGTGAACGGCCGCAAGCTGCGATGGCGGGACGTCGTCGACAATCCCCACGGCTTGGTGCTCGGCCCGCGGGAGTTCGGCCACTTCAGGGCGGCGCTGCGCACCGGGGACGGCAGGGTGCACGCCGCGCCCCCGGAATTCCTCGCACGGACCCGCGAGCTGCTCGCGGCGAATCCCGTTGCACCGGAGGGCTATCCCTTCATCCTGGGCAGCCGGCGGCATCGGCACTCCATGAATTCGTGGCTGAACGAACTACCCGGTCTGCACCCCGCGGGCAAGGTCAACGAGGCGTTGCTCAACCCGGCCGACGCCGCGGCACTCGGCATCGACGACGGCGACCGGGTGCGAGTGTTCTCCCCCGTCGGCGCCGTCGAACTCGACGCCTCCGTGGCCTCCGGCGTGCGACGCGGCCTGGTGGTGGTCGACCACGGTTGGGGTTCGCGGATCTTCGACCCACGGCGCGGTGCGGAACCGCAGTCCTACGGCGTCAACCGCAACCTCCTCGCCGGGGACGAGATCGACCCGCTGTCGCAGACCTCGACCCTGAGCTCCACTTACGTTGGGGTGCAACGGGTGTGAATCCCTAGACGCCGGGGCCCTCGGCGCGCACGTCGTCGACCTTCGCCATGGCCTCGCGCAGCTTGGCGAGCCACTCGTCGGTGTGCTGCCCGACGAGGCGGACCGACCACACCAGCGCATCCGAGCGCGACCGCGCCACGCCGGCGTCGACGAGCGTGTCGAGCACCTGACGCTCGGGCTGACGCAGCCGCGTCATGACGGGAACGGCGATGTGCGTGAACAGGATTCGTTCGGGGTCTTCGGTGGGTCCGACCTCGACGCCCCAGGCGACCTTGCGGCCGTAGCGGCGCTCGGCCTCGTCGGCGATGCGCATCCGCTCCGAGCGCGTCTCCTCGCGGAAGCGGGCGGCGCGGCCGGAGGCGCGGGCGTCGCTCTGTTCGCCCTCGGGTTCGGGCAGGCGGCCGATGACGGTGATCTCCTCGCGGTCGACGACGACCGTGGGATCACCGGCGAACCAACCGTCGGGCAGGCGTCCTGCGATCCAGTCGGGGGCGTCGCTCGCGTCGGGTTGCTGGGACTGGTGCCAGCCGCCGGAGCGGCCGTGGTGATGGTGTTGTTTCATGATTACATGATTACGTTGTAACACCGGCGGTGGGGCGACGTTCACCACGGGCGAACGTGCGCCTAGTGTGCAGCCTGATGAGCACGTGGGGAACCGAGGTCCGCGAGGGCAGCTATGGCGGCCATGCCGGACTCGTCTACGACCGCGGTCCGTCGACGTTCGAGGACCTGATGGCGGGCACCGAGGTGTGGACCGACCGCACGTTCCTCGTCCACGGCGACCGGCGCATCTCCTTCGCCGCCTTCCGCATCGCCGCGCACGCGGCCCGGGCACGGCTGGGCGCCCTCGGCATCGAGCCCGGCGACCGGGTGATCGTCAACGGATACAACTCCCCCGAGTGGGTGGTGGCGCTGTGGGCGCTGTGGCTCGCGGGCGCGGTGCCCGTACTGGCCAACCGCTGGTGGAGCGGTGCCGAACTCGACCACGCCGTCGAACTCCTCGCGCCCCGGCACGTGCTGACCGACGTCGACCTCGCCACCGCGGTGCCGACCAGCCCACTCGGCGACCTGCGCGCGGCGTTCGAGGGTCCCGCCACGGAGCCGTCGCCCGCCGTCGCCACCGACCCCGACGCCGGGGCCCTGATCCTGTTCACCTCCGGCAGTTCGGGCATGCCGAAGGCCGTCGAGCTGTCCCGGCGTTCGGTGATCTGCAACCAGCACGACATCATGGGCCGCACCGGGCGGTTCCCCCATCTGCTCGACGACGACTCGGCGCAAGTGGTCAGCCTCGCGACGACCCCGATGTTCCACGTCGGCGGGCTCTCCAGCCTGCTCACGCACTTCCTCACCGGCGGGAAGATCGTGCTGACCGAGGGACGCTTCGACGCGGGCCAGATCCTTTCGATCATCGAACGCGAGCGCATCCAGATCTGGGGTGCCGTGCCCACGATGGCGATCCGCATCCTCGAGCACCCCGACTTCGACGCCTACGACCTGTCCAGCCTGAAGTCCTGGCCGCTGGGCGGCGCGCCCGTCACCTCGGCGTTGCTCGACCGCATCAGGGCGAAGCTGCCCCGGCTGCGCGAGCGCGGCCTCAGCAACACCTGGGGCATGACCGAGGCCGGCGGGTTCCTCACCGTCGCCGACGCCGGCGACCTGGCCCGGCACCCCGGCAGCGTCGGCAGGCCCTACCCCGTGGTCGAGATCCGCATCGCCGATCCGGACGCCGACGGCATCGGCGAGGTGCTGGCCCGCTCGCCGACGGTGATGAACGGCTACGTGGGCGTCGATCCCGCGGTCAACGCCGAGACCGTCGACGCCGACGGGTGGCTGCACTCCGGGGATCTCGGCCACCTCACCGAGGACGGCTACCTGTTCATCGACGGCCGCAGCAAGGACGTCGTGATCCGCGGCGGGGAGAACATCGCCTGCCCGCACGTGGAGGCGGCGATCGCCACGCATCCGGCGGTCGTCGAGGTGGCCGCGCTGGGCCTCCCGCACCCCGACCTCGGCGAGGAACTGGTGGCCGTCGTGGTCCACCGGGCCGACGCCGCGCCGCCGACACCCGATCAGCTGACCGAGCACGTGACGGGCACGCTGTCCTACTTCGCGATCCCCACCCGGTGGGAGATTCGCCCGCAGCCGCTGCCGACGCTGGCCGGTGAGAAGGTCGACAAGAAGTCGCTGGCCGCGCGGTTCCCGGTCGTCTGAGAAAGCCGACCTACCCATACCCCCTATGGGTATATAGTGGTGTCATGAGCATGGTGCTGGAAGTTCGTGGCATGAGCTGCGCACACTGCGTCGCGGCGATCACGTCCGCCGTGTCGCCGCTGCCCGGCGTGACGGGCGTCGACGTGGCGCTGGAGGCGGGCACGGTCCGCGTCGACGGCACGCCCGACGCGACTGCCGTCGCCGCGGCGATCGAGGACGCGGGGTACGACGTCACGCCCCCGGCATGAGCACCGTCACCCTCGACCTCGACGGGATGACGTGCGCGTCGTGCGCGGCGCGCATCGAGAAGCGGCTCAACCGGATCGACGGCGTGCACGCCACGGTCAACTTCGCGACCGAACAGGCGTCGGTCGACTGTCCCGACGGCGTCACGGCCGACCAGCTGGTCGCGGCCGTCGAGGCCACCGGCTACGCCGCAACCGTGCAGACCCCCGCCCACGAGAGCCGCCCCGAACCCACCGACCGCTACCTGCGCCGGCTGGTGACGAGCGTCGTGCTCGGCGTGCCGGTGCTCGCCCTGTCGATGGTGCCGGCCTGGCAGTTCACCGGCTGGCAGTGGCTGGCCCTGGCGCTGACGACGCCCGTCGTGGCCTGGGGCGCCTGGCCGTTCCACCGTGCGGCGGTCGCGAATCTGCGCCACGGCGCCGCGACCATGGACACGCTGGTGTCGGTCGGCGTGCTGGCCGCCTACCTGTTCTCGGCCTACCGCGTGATCGCCGGCGGGTCGGCCCACGAGCTGTACCTCGAGGTGGCCGCGGTCGTCACGACCTTCATCCTCGCGGGTCGCTACTTCGAGGCGCGGGCCAAGCGGCGCTCCGGCGCCGCGCTGCGGGCCCTGCTCGATCTGGGCGCCAAGGACGTCGCGGTCGTGCGCGACGGCGTCGAGGTGCGCATCCCGATCGCCGAACTCGCGGTCGGCGACGTCTTCGTCGTGCGACCCGGTGAGAAGATCGCCACCGACGGCGTCGTGGTCGCCGGCGCATCGGCGGTGGACGCCTCGCTGCTGACCGGCGAGTCGGTCCCGGTCGACGTCGGCGAGGGCGACGAGGTGGCCGGTGCGACGGTGAATGCCGGTGGCGTGCTGCGCATTCGGGCCACGCGCGTGGGCGCCGACACCCAACTCGCGCAGATCGCGCGGCTCGTCGAGACCGCGCAGAGCGGCAAGGCCGACGTCCAGCGACTCGCCGACCGGGTGTCGGCGGTGTTCGTGCCGGTGGTGATCGGGCTCGCCGCGCTGACGTTCGTCGGCTGGTGGGTGGCCGACGGCTCGGTCGCCAGGGCACTCGTCGCCGCCGTCGCCGTGCTCATCATCGCCTGCCCCTGCGCGCTGGGTCTCGCGACGCCGACCGCGCTCCTGGTGGGCACCGGTCGCGGCGCGCAGCTGGGCATCCTCATCAAGGGCCCGCAGGTGCTCGAGTCGACCAGACGCGTCGACACCATCGTGCTCGACAAGACCGGCACCGTCACCACCGGTCGCGCCAGCGTGGTCGCCGTTCACGGCGATGACGAAACGCTCGGTCTCGCAGGCGCTCTCGAGACCGAGTCCGAACATCCGATCGCGCGGGCCATCGCGGCGCACGCCGGCGCCTGCGGCCCGCTGCCGCCCGTCACCGGGTTCGTCAACGACGGCGGCAACGGCGTGCGGGGCACCGTCGACGGCCGCGCGGTGGCGGTCGGGCGCCTGGCGTGGCTGCCCGGGGCGCCACCGTCGGCGGAGCTGCGCACCACTGCCGAACATGCCGAAGCCCGCGGCCAGACACCGGTCTGGGTGTCGGTCGACGGCGTGACCCGCGCGGTCATCGTCGTCGCCGACACCGTGAAGG
This region includes:
- a CDS encoding ABC transporter ATP-binding protein, coding for MTRSVSGRIDGGLAAPTARSRDFTATAVRLARRLLPQRLATIVVLLLGVVGIAIGVVGPLVLGHATDLLFSGVIGRGLPAGITKEQAVAAARARGDGTFADLLSGMHVVPGQGVDFAAVGRTLALALTLYLLAALMGWIQARLLNVIIQRTMAALRADVEDKVHRLPLSYFDSRQRGEVLSRVTNDVDNVQTSLSMTISQLITSVLTVLAVLVVMLVLSPLLALITVLTVPLSLLATRTIARRSRDQFVAQWRNTGRLNAHVEETYSGFTVVKTFGHRAAAQERFRELNGDVYTASFGAQFLSGLVSPATTFIGNLSYVAVAVAGGLQVATGQITLGHIQAFIQYVRQFNQPLTQVAAMYNTLQSGMASAERVFDLLDTDEQTPDPPVTGPRRRGPGRVEFDHVDFAYRPGTPIIEDLSLVAEPGSTVAIVGPTGAGKTTLVNLLMRFYEVDGGHISIDGVDITAMTRHELRSSIGMVLQDTWLFGGTIYDNIAYGRPDATEAEVVEAASAAHVDRFVHSLPDGYQTRITDDGGNVSAGEKQLITIARAILAQPSLLILDEATSSVDTRTELLVQQATAELRRDRTSFLIAHRLSTIRDADLILVMEAGRIVERGTHDELLDRRGEYWSMVAR
- a CDS encoding molybdopterin-containing oxidoreductase family protein — protein: MTTVHTFCRYCLASCGIEVTVEDDRVTKIAPDKRNPHSWQDFCAKGRTANQLVEHPRRILAPMRRVGQGYVEATWEEAIDDIATRMNALIDADGPDAVGVYYGNPAGFSSSNIVFMNGWLDAIGTHSRYFVGSVDQNAMHVVSEAMYGSELMSPVSDVDRCDYFLLVGTNPAVSAWNWLETVPGGWRRALARQRDGATLVVVDPVLTESAKQADVHLPIRPGHDWALLLAMVKVVLDEGLEHAEDCRDLATGVDDLRALVAEADLDDLARRCELPRAQIETIARDFARARGAMVVTRTGVSLHAAGTIAEWLGHVLNVVTGRMDRPGGRRFERGYVDALRLFDLAKRPVHLSRLRRRGMIAGAHGLAELPDEITTPGPGQIRAMVINSGNPVVSGPDGAKLDAALADLDLLVAIDLVQRESHRHAHWLLPAVHWLERNDLPAFTSSMHDEPFVQYGVRAVAPPPGAREEWRIWIDLALAMGRPLFGARGVNAFVSATRRLARLARRPSLEFSPHWIDRLLIATSRKVNGRKLRWRDVVDNPHGLVLGPREFGHFRAALRTGDGRVHAAPPEFLARTRELLAANPVAPEGYPFILGSRRHRHSMNSWLNELPGLHPAGKVNEALLNPADAAALGIDDGDRVRVFSPVGAVELDASVASGVRRGLVVVDHGWGSRIFDPRRGAEPQSYGVNRNLLAGDEIDPLSQTSTLSSTYVGVQRV
- a CDS encoding class I adenylate-forming enzyme family protein, with amino-acid sequence MSTWGTEVREGSYGGHAGLVYDRGPSTFEDLMAGTEVWTDRTFLVHGDRRISFAAFRIAAHAARARLGALGIEPGDRVIVNGYNSPEWVVALWALWLAGAVPVLANRWWSGAELDHAVELLAPRHVLTDVDLATAVPTSPLGDLRAAFEGPATEPSPAVATDPDAGALILFTSGSSGMPKAVELSRRSVICNQHDIMGRTGRFPHLLDDDSAQVVSLATTPMFHVGGLSSLLTHFLTGGKIVLTEGRFDAGQILSIIERERIQIWGAVPTMAIRILEHPDFDAYDLSSLKSWPLGGAPVTSALLDRIRAKLPRLRERGLSNTWGMTEAGGFLTVADAGDLARHPGSVGRPYPVVEIRIADPDADGIGEVLARSPTVMNGYVGVDPAVNAETVDADGWLHSGDLGHLTEDGYLFIDGRSKDVVIRGGENIACPHVEAAIATHPAVVEVAALGLPHPDLGEELVAVVVHRADAAPPTPDQLTEHVTGTLSYFAIPTRWEIRPQPLPTLAGEKVDKKSLAARFPVV
- a CDS encoding cation transporter; translated protein: MSMVLEVRGMSCAHCVAAITSAVSPLPGVTGVDVALEAGTVRVDGTPDATAVAAAIEDAGYDVTPPA
- a CDS encoding heavy metal translocating P-type ATPase encodes the protein MSTVTLDLDGMTCASCAARIEKRLNRIDGVHATVNFATEQASVDCPDGVTADQLVAAVEATGYAATVQTPAHESRPEPTDRYLRRLVTSVVLGVPVLALSMVPAWQFTGWQWLALALTTPVVAWGAWPFHRAAVANLRHGAATMDTLVSVGVLAAYLFSAYRVIAGGSAHELYLEVAAVVTTFILAGRYFEARAKRRSGAALRALLDLGAKDVAVVRDGVEVRIPIAELAVGDVFVVRPGEKIATDGVVVAGASAVDASLLTGESVPVDVGEGDEVAGATVNAGGVLRIRATRVGADTQLAQIARLVETAQSGKADVQRLADRVSAVFVPVVIGLAALTFVGWWVADGSVARALVAAVAVLIIACPCALGLATPTALLVGTGRGAQLGILIKGPQVLESTRRVDTIVLDKTGTVTTGRASVVAVHGDDETLGLAGALETESEHPIARAIAAHAGACGPLPPVTGFVNDGGNGVRGTVDGRAVAVGRLAWLPGAPPSAELRTTAEHAEARGQTPVWVSVDGVTRAVIVVADTVKDTAAQAITEMRGLGLAPILLTGDNERAARSVAQRVGIETVIAGVLPADKVDHVRRLQSEGRVVAMVGDGVNDAAALAQADLGLAMGTGTDVAIEASDLTLVTGDLRAAGDAIRLSRATLRTIRGNLFWAFAYNVAAIPLAALGLLNPMIAGAAMAFSSVFVVSNSLRLRRFAPSR